One window of the Xenopus tropicalis strain Nigerian chromosome 10, UCB_Xtro_10.0, whole genome shotgun sequence genome contains the following:
- the LOC116408047 gene encoding uncharacterized protein LOC116408047 — protein MAPYKRQSKAEDSNRSQRGTGASLQLILQHQQAEAATAEPQAEMEVQQLVLDREPTMADQTAQIADTHSPNKWPYRKGTSLQGSPRRKEQHTGGTAQHAQSGASPFCGGASANKDPGASRRCFPCNQVGHVRVACPEQKEPSPPVQPVVMFVSVKTENLSHHMQSVIVGGKVTRELKNSEAYFSLVRPEIINTGDIIPGKTLSIKGVGGDHPKVPVAKVYLDWGVGRGLREVGVSNEIPVDILLGNDLGCMVTAFVPYDQVSLGPAELECGHPPQQVTLTSKMQQSSWEGGLGDRSQCQPVPEPVVSQGGEENGGGEFSPRSLPGADR, from the coding sequence ATGGCACCCTACAAGAGGCAGAGCAAGGCTGAGGACAGCAACAGGTCCCAGAGGGGTACAGGAGCATCTCTGCAGCTTATTCTGCAACACCAGCAGGCAGAGGCGGCAACAGCAGAACCCCAAGCAGAGATGGAGGTACAACAGCTTGTTCTGGACCGTGAGCCCACAATGGCAGATCAAACAGCGCAGATTGCAGACACACATAGTCCTAACAAATGGCCATACCGGAAGGGAACTTCTCTACAGGGATCACCACGCAGGAAGGAGCAGCACACAGGGGGAACAGCACAGCATGCCCAGTCCGGTGCAAGTCCTTTTTGTGGGGGAGCTAGTGCCAACAAAGATCCTGGAGCTTCCCGCAGATGTTTTCCCTGCAACCAGGTGGGCCATGTGAGGGTCGCCTGCCCAGAACAGAAGGAGCCAAGCCCCCCTGTACAGCCTGTGGTAATGTTTGTGTCTGTTAAAACAGAAAATCTCTCTCACCATATGCAATCGGTGATTGTGGGTGGCAAAGTAACTCGGGAACTAAAGAACTCAGAGGCTTATTTTTCTCTGGTGCGTCCAGAGATCATCAACACTGGGGACATTATTCCTGGGAAGACTTTGTCCATAaagggggtgggtggggaccacccAAAGGTTCCTGTGGCCAAGGTTTACTTGGATTGGGGTGTGGGGAGAGGTCTAAGGGAAGTGGGAGTGTCCAATGAGATTCCTGTCGATATATTGTTGGGGAATGATTTGGGTTGCATGGTAACTGCTTTTGTGCCTTATGACCAGGTCTCACTAGGTCCAGCCGAGCTGGAGTGTGGCCACCCACCTCAACAAGTAACTCTCACAAGTAAAATGCAGCAAAGTAGCTGGGAGGGAGGCCTGGGAGACAGGAGCCAGTGTCAACCAGTGCCTGAACCAGTGGTGTCCCAAGGTGGGGAGGAGAATGGGGGAGGAGAATTTTCCCCTAGGAGTCTCCCTGGTGCAGACAGGTAG